The Halorientalis sp. IM1011 genome window below encodes:
- the pyrB gene encoding aspartate carbamoyltransferase, with translation MPQDHIISAKHLSRADIESVLDRAAEIAADPEAVSDRHAGKLLGMLFFEPSTRTKMSFTAAMKRLGGDIVDMGPVDQSSVKKGESLADTVRVVEGYADALVMRHPLEGSAKMASEFVDVPLINAGDGAGQHPTQTLLDLYTIRESAGFDDLTVGIMGDLKYGRTVHSLAHALTNFDAQQHFVSPESLKLPRGVRYDLHEQGASMREHTELDEVLDSLDVLYVTRIQAERFPDEDEYRKVAGEYQIDAETLASAKDDLVVMHPLPRVDEIASDVDETDHARYFQQAHNGVPVRMALLDLILEGNL, from the coding sequence ATGCCCCAGGACCACATCATCAGCGCGAAACACCTCTCGCGTGCCGACATCGAGTCGGTACTGGATCGCGCGGCCGAGATCGCCGCCGATCCCGAGGCCGTGTCCGACCGGCACGCCGGGAAGTTGCTCGGAATGTTATTCTTCGAGCCGAGCACGCGCACGAAGATGAGTTTCACCGCGGCGATGAAACGGCTGGGCGGCGACATCGTCGACATGGGCCCGGTCGACCAGTCCAGCGTCAAGAAAGGCGAGAGCCTCGCCGACACCGTCCGCGTCGTCGAGGGCTACGCCGACGCCCTCGTGATGCGCCACCCGCTCGAAGGCTCGGCCAAGATGGCCAGCGAGTTCGTCGACGTTCCGCTGATCAACGCGGGCGACGGCGCCGGCCAGCACCCCACCCAGACCCTGCTCGACCTCTACACGATCCGGGAGTCGGCCGGCTTCGACGACCTGACCGTGGGGATCATGGGTGACCTGAAGTACGGTCGGACGGTCCACTCGCTGGCCCACGCGCTGACGAACTTCGACGCCCAGCAACACTTCGTCAGCCCCGAGAGCCTCAAACTGCCCCGGGGGGTCCGCTACGACCTCCACGAGCAGGGCGCGTCGATGCGGGAACACACGGAACTGGACGAGGTGCTGGACAGTCTCGACGTGCTGTACGTCACCCGGATTCAGGCCGAGCGATTCCCGGACGAGGACGAGTACCGCAAGGTCGCCGGGGAGTACCAGATCGACGCCGAGACGCTGGCGTCGGCCAAGGACGATCTGGTGGTGATGCACCCGCTGCCCCGCGTCGACGAGATCGCCTCGGACGTGGACGAGACCGATCACGCCCGCTACTTCCAGCAGGCACACAACGGGGTGCCGGTACGGATGGCACTGCTCGATCTCATCCTGGAGGGGAACCTATGA
- the pyrI gene encoding aspartate carbamoyltransferase regulatory subunit — MTDDQQLRVSKISEGTVIDHVTGGQALNVLAILGIDGSGGEEVSIGMNVPSERLGRKDVVKVEGRELSQDEVDVLSLIAPAATINIVRDYDVIEKHRVERPGEVVGVLRCPNRNCITTKDEPVDSRFAVLEDGVRCAYCDTIIRESIADHIHVG; from the coding sequence ATGACCGACGACCAACAGCTCCGCGTCAGCAAGATCAGTGAGGGAACGGTGATCGACCACGTCACGGGCGGGCAGGCGCTGAACGTCCTGGCGATCCTGGGCATCGACGGTTCCGGCGGCGAGGAGGTCTCCATCGGGATGAACGTCCCCTCCGAGCGCCTGGGCCGGAAGGACGTTGTGAAAGTCGAAGGCCGTGAACTGAGTCAGGACGAGGTGGACGTGCTCTCGCTGATCGCGCCCGCGGCGACGATCAACATCGTCCGGGACTACGACGTGATCGAGAAACACCGCGTCGAGCGACCCGGCGAGGTGGTCGGGGTCCTGCGATGTCCCAACCGCAACTGCATCACGACGAAGGACGAACCGGTCGATTCGCGCTTCGCCGTCCTCGAGGACGGCGTCCGATGTGCCTACTGCGATACGATCATCCGGGAGTCGATAGCCGATCACATCCACGTCGGCTGA
- a CDS encoding NUDIX hydrolase, protein MTAVDNLWYLADEADQRAEQTYHRLASDHENYVEYERTRTVSRSRFRTVADRIRENGLPYGAHTLVYRESGDLLLVRHEGVDMWVVPGGEVRPDESFREGARRELQEEAGIDAEYEGLGILARVAFRSDGHDAWGVLPVFAARAETTDLEVADPDDEISEARWFNDLPEDTRDRAELLTWRERAL, encoded by the coding sequence ATGACGGCCGTCGACAACCTGTGGTATCTCGCCGACGAGGCCGACCAGCGGGCCGAACAGACGTATCACCGCCTCGCCAGCGACCACGAGAACTACGTCGAGTACGAGCGCACACGCACTGTCTCCCGGTCGCGCTTCCGCACCGTCGCCGACCGCATCCGGGAGAACGGCCTCCCTTACGGCGCGCACACGCTCGTCTACCGGGAGTCAGGCGACCTCCTGCTGGTCCGCCACGAGGGCGTCGACATGTGGGTCGTCCCCGGCGGCGAGGTCCGTCCCGACGAGTCCTTCCGCGAGGGAGCGCGCCGCGAACTTCAGGAAGAAGCCGGTATCGACGCCGAGTACGAGGGGCTGGGGATCCTCGCCCGGGTCGCGTTCCGCAGCGACGGCCACGACGCCTGGGGCGTCCTCCCCGTGTTCGCCGCCCGCGCGGAGACGACCGACCTCGAAGTCGCCGATCCGGACGACGAGATCTCGGAGGCACGTTGGTTCAACGACCTCCCCGAAGACACCCGCGACCGGGCGGAACTGCTGACCTGGCGCGAGCGGGCACTGTAA
- a CDS encoding DUF1918 domain-containing protein has translation MSFEEDDTVILHDEHSEHDGEEGVITQVMETMFGDANYTVSFDDGQEAGISEDALEAVEDADEE, from the coding sequence ATGAGTTTCGAGGAAGACGACACCGTCATTCTGCACGACGAACACAGCGAACACGACGGCGAGGAGGGCGTGATCACGCAGGTCATGGAGACGATGTTCGGCGACGCCAACTACACCGTCAGCTTCGACGACGGGCAGGAGGCCGGTATCTCCGAGGACGCGCTCGAAGCCGTCGAAGACGCCGACGAGGAGTAA
- a CDS encoding RNA-binding protein, which yields MPSVPFHYVDLRAFCYATEDEKRVEEALRTFLPEEAEIERTTSEGHHGDRIVVLSARVERADEMRHVLDRLSDLDTAQQLADELDERVDDNCSLFLRLDKQAAFGGDARLGDGITVRSKVEAYPATKEKAVENAREALETFIAEE from the coding sequence GTGCCGTCGGTCCCCTTCCACTACGTCGACCTCCGCGCGTTCTGTTACGCCACGGAAGACGAGAAACGCGTCGAGGAAGCGCTCCGTACCTTTCTGCCCGAAGAGGCCGAGATCGAGCGCACGACCTCGGAAGGGCACCACGGCGACCGTATCGTCGTCCTCTCGGCCCGGGTCGAACGGGCCGACGAGATGCGCCACGTGCTGGACCGCCTGAGCGACCTCGACACCGCCCAGCAGCTGGCCGACGAACTCGACGAGCGCGTCGACGACAACTGCTCGCTGTTTCTCAGACTCGACAAGCAGGCCGCCTTCGGGGGCGACGCGCGACTGGGCGACGGTATCACCGTCCGATCCAAGGTCGAGGCCTACCCCGCGACGAAGGAGAAAGCGGTCGAGAACGCTCGCGAGGCACTGGAGACGTTCATCGCGGAGGAGTGA
- a CDS encoding RNase P subunit p30 family protein, protein MYEGVHARPDGESTLARMALTAAEYGFSGIVVRNHGDQPCDADREEIAETYGIDVVDGVEVRADDPSRASGFVGNYRDEKTVVCVHGGDDRLNRFAVEQPAVDVLAHPMDGGDFNHVLAKEAARNGVRIEFSLARVLREQGGTRVRAIQDLRKLREMVETYDVPYVVSVDPTSHLQLRAPRDLRAVGEVIGFSAEQVERGLEEWGQLAERNRERQSDRYVEPGVRLGEYEGGDGNENG, encoded by the coding sequence ATGTACGAGGGCGTCCACGCGCGACCGGACGGGGAGAGCACCCTCGCGCGGATGGCCCTCACGGCCGCCGAATACGGCTTTTCGGGCATCGTCGTCCGCAACCACGGCGATCAGCCCTGTGACGCGGACCGCGAGGAGATCGCCGAGACCTACGGGATCGACGTGGTCGACGGCGTCGAGGTCCGGGCCGACGATCCCTCCCGCGCGAGTGGCTTCGTCGGCAACTACCGCGACGAGAAGACGGTGGTCTGCGTCCACGGCGGCGACGACCGCCTCAATCGCTTCGCCGTGGAACAGCCGGCGGTCGACGTGCTCGCCCACCCGATGGACGGTGGCGACTTCAACCACGTCCTCGCCAAGGAAGCCGCGAGAAACGGCGTCCGGATCGAGTTCTCGCTCGCCCGCGTGCTGCGCGAACAGGGCGGCACCCGCGTCCGGGCGATTCAGGACCTCCGGAAGCTCCGGGAGATGGTCGAGACCTACGACGTGCCCTACGTCGTGAGCGTCGACCCGACCAGTCACCTCCAGTTGCGCGCCCCCCGGGACCTCCGGGCCGTCGGCGAGGTGATCGGCTTCTCGGCCGAGCAGGTAGAGCGGGGGCTCGAAGAGTGGGGTCAGCTGGCCGAGCGCAACCGCGAGCGACAGTCCGACCGGTACGTGGAACCGGGGGTTCGACTCGGGGAGTACGAGGGCGGCGACGGGAACGAGAACGGGTAG
- the rqcH gene encoding ribosome rescue protein RqcH: protein MDRKRELTSVDLAALCGELGDYEGAKVDKVYLYDDGLVRFRMRDFDRGRVELLLDIGETKHLRVADAENVPDAPGRPPNFAMMLRNRLSGADLVGVEQYGFDRIVTLEFERGDEDTTVVAELFGDGNVAVLDGEGEVVDCLDTVRLKSRTVAPGSPYEFPSSRFNPLEAEYEAFADQMEDSDTDVVRTLATQLDFGGFWGEELCTRAGVEKTMDIAEAGEEEYRALFSTIEDLRERLAAADLDPRVYYEGGEDGEDGDGDDGDDDSDRGLRVDATPIPMAEHEDLPSDAFETFTAALDDYYTNWEAEPETGPEDGGGRDRPDFESEIEKQKRIIEQQQGAIEDFEAQAEAEREKAELLYAEYDLVDDILSTVQQAREEDVSWDAIEAKFDEGADRGIEAAAAVVGVDGSEGIVTIELDDHRIDVDASVGVEKNADEHYTEAKRIEEKKEGAQAAIENTREDLEAVKQRREEWDAADGDEGDGAGGEESDDDEEDTEDVDWLSRASIPVRASEHWYEEYRWFHTSDDFLVIGGRNADQNEELVKKYMDGGDKFFHAQAHGGPVTILKATGPSEPSRDVDFPESTLQEAAQFALSYSSVWKEGKYADDVYMVDPDQVSKTPESGEYLEKGGFAVRGDRTYFEDVAASVAVGIKCEPDTRVIGGPPAAIEPTVETSIELEPGRYAQNDMAKMCYRELKERFADESFVRSVASPDLIQEFLPPGGSRMVED, encoded by the coding sequence ATGGACCGCAAGCGGGAGCTGACGAGCGTCGACCTCGCGGCGCTCTGTGGCGAACTCGGGGACTACGAGGGCGCGAAAGTCGACAAGGTCTACCTCTACGACGACGGCCTCGTCCGGTTCCGGATGCGCGATTTCGACCGGGGACGCGTCGAGTTGCTACTGGACATCGGCGAGACCAAACACCTCAGGGTCGCCGACGCCGAGAACGTCCCCGACGCGCCGGGTCGGCCACCGAACTTCGCGATGATGCTCCGGAACCGCCTCTCCGGGGCGGATCTGGTCGGCGTCGAGCAGTACGGCTTCGACCGGATCGTCACGCTCGAGTTCGAGCGCGGCGACGAGGACACGACCGTCGTGGCGGAACTGTTCGGCGACGGCAACGTCGCCGTCCTCGACGGAGAAGGCGAGGTCGTCGACTGTCTCGACACCGTGCGCCTGAAATCTCGAACCGTCGCGCCCGGGTCGCCATACGAGTTCCCCTCCTCCCGTTTCAACCCGCTCGAAGCCGAGTACGAGGCCTTCGCCGACCAGATGGAGGACTCGGACACCGACGTGGTGCGGACGCTTGCGACCCAGCTGGACTTCGGCGGCTTCTGGGGCGAGGAACTCTGTACCCGCGCCGGCGTCGAGAAGACGATGGACATCGCCGAGGCCGGCGAGGAAGAGTACCGCGCCCTCTTTTCGACCATCGAGGACCTCCGCGAGCGACTGGCCGCTGCCGACCTCGACCCCCGGGTCTACTACGAGGGAGGCGAGGACGGCGAGGATGGAGACGGTGACGATGGCGACGACGATTCCGACCGCGGCCTCCGCGTCGACGCGACGCCGATTCCGATGGCCGAGCACGAGGACTTGCCCAGCGACGCGTTCGAGACGTTCACCGCGGCGCTCGACGACTACTACACCAACTGGGAGGCCGAACCGGAGACCGGCCCCGAGGACGGCGGCGGGCGCGACCGCCCGGACTTCGAGAGCGAGATCGAGAAGCAGAAACGGATCATCGAGCAACAGCAGGGAGCCATCGAGGACTTCGAGGCCCAGGCCGAGGCCGAACGCGAGAAGGCGGAACTGCTGTACGCCGAGTACGATCTGGTCGACGATATCCTCTCGACGGTCCAGCAGGCACGCGAGGAAGACGTGTCCTGGGACGCCATCGAGGCCAAGTTCGACGAGGGGGCCGACCGCGGGATCGAGGCCGCCGCGGCCGTCGTCGGCGTCGACGGCAGCGAGGGCATCGTCACTATCGAACTCGACGACCACCGAATCGACGTGGACGCGAGCGTGGGCGTCGAGAAGAACGCCGACGAACACTACACCGAGGCCAAACGCATCGAGGAGAAAAAGGAGGGCGCGCAGGCGGCCATCGAGAACACTCGCGAGGACCTCGAAGCCGTCAAGCAGCGACGCGAGGAGTGGGACGCCGCCGACGGCGACGAAGGCGACGGAGCAGGCGGCGAGGAGTCCGACGATGACGAGGAGGACACCGAGGACGTGGACTGGCTCTCGCGGGCGTCGATCCCCGTCCGCGCCTCCGAACACTGGTACGAGGAGTACCGCTGGTTCCACACCAGCGACGACTTCCTCGTCATCGGCGGGCGCAACGCCGACCAGAACGAGGAACTCGTCAAGAAGTACATGGACGGCGGTGACAAGTTCTTCCACGCTCAGGCCCACGGCGGCCCGGTGACCATCCTGAAGGCGACCGGGCCGAGCGAACCGTCGAGAGACGTGGACTTCCCCGAGTCCACACTCCAAGAAGCCGCACAGTTCGCGCTCTCCTATTCCTCGGTCTGGAAGGAAGGCAAGTACGCCGACGACGTGTACATGGTCGACCCCGATCAGGTGTCGAAGACGCCCGAGAGCGGCGAGTACCTGGAGAAGGGCGGCTTCGCGGTGCGGGGCGACCGCACCTACTTCGAGGACGTGGCAGCGAGCGTCGCCGTCGGCATCAAGTGCGAACCGGACACGCGAGTCATCGGCGGGCCGCCGGCCGCCATCGAGCCGACGGTCGAGACCAGCATCGAACTCGAACCGGGTCGGTACGCACAGAACGACATGGCCAAGATGTGCTACCGTGAGCTCAAGGAGCGGTTCGCGGACGAGTCGTTCGTCCGGTCGGTCGCCAGCCCGGACCTGATTCAGGAGTTCCTGCCGCCGGGCGGGTCGCGGATGGTCGAGGACTGA
- a CDS encoding NAD(P)(+) transhydrogenase (Re/Si-specific) subunit beta, whose amino-acid sequence MAGPLAQVLPDAALQVAYLIAGILFIQGLRDMTHPRTATRGNAISATGMFLAVIVTVLWFDIVSPLLLAAGLLVGGGVGVWLAVSVETTEMPQLVGLFNGFGGGASALVAGAELIDTYDGASAVAPLPIDLTATAAIAGLIGSVTFWGSLVAAGKLHGFVGDSPVSTNVGHAIKGLFLAAAVVAGLVLVVQPDALGNSPIAPWIPSYWVLVAAASILGIFLVVPIGGADMPVVIALLNSYSGLAAATTGFVLGNTALIVAGTLVGASGMILTVIMCESMNRSLANVFFGGLGGDDGDSEDMEDIYEGQIQETSTEEVVMLLETASRVVVVPGYGMAVAQAQHAVAELVDLLDEHDVDVEFGIHPVAGRMPGHMNALLAEADVPYEKMRELEEVNPTFSRTDVVIVTGANDVVNPRANEDDGSPISGMPVLNVDEANQVIVNKRSLSPGFSGIPNPLFAQDDTSMLFGDAKESMQELVNDYKEATD is encoded by the coding sequence ATGGCGGGACCGCTCGCACAGGTGTTGCCCGACGCGGCGCTCCAGGTGGCCTACCTGATCGCCGGCATCCTGTTCATTCAGGGGCTCCGGGACATGACCCATCCGCGGACGGCGACCCGCGGGAACGCGATCTCGGCCACGGGGATGTTCCTGGCCGTGATCGTCACCGTCCTGTGGTTCGACATCGTCTCACCGCTACTCCTCGCGGCCGGGCTGCTGGTCGGTGGCGGTGTCGGCGTCTGGCTCGCTGTCTCGGTCGAGACCACCGAGATGCCCCAGCTCGTGGGGCTGTTCAACGGCTTCGGCGGGGGCGCGTCGGCGCTGGTCGCCGGCGCAGAACTGATCGACACCTACGATGGGGCCAGCGCCGTCGCCCCGCTCCCGATCGACCTGACGGCGACGGCGGCCATCGCCGGCCTCATCGGCTCGGTCACCTTCTGGGGGAGCCTCGTCGCCGCGGGCAAACTCCACGGGTTCGTCGGCGATTCACCCGTGAGCACGAACGTGGGCCACGCGATCAAGGGACTCTTCCTCGCGGCCGCCGTGGTCGCAGGGCTCGTCCTCGTCGTCCAGCCCGACGCGCTCGGTAACTCGCCGATCGCGCCGTGGATCCCCTCCTACTGGGTGCTGGTCGCGGCCGCGTCGATCCTCGGTATCTTCCTCGTCGTGCCCATCGGCGGCGCGGACATGCCCGTCGTCATCGCCCTGCTGAACTCCTACTCCGGGCTGGCAGCGGCGACGACGGGGTTCGTGCTCGGGAATACAGCGCTGATCGTCGCCGGGACGCTCGTCGGTGCCTCGGGGATGATCCTCACCGTCATCATGTGCGAGTCGATGAACCGCTCGCTGGCCAACGTCTTCTTCGGCGGACTGGGCGGCGACGACGGCGACAGCGAGGACATGGAGGACATCTACGAGGGGCAGATTCAGGAGACCTCGACCGAGGAGGTCGTGATGCTCCTGGAAACTGCGAGCCGGGTCGTGGTCGTCCCCGGCTACGGGATGGCGGTCGCACAGGCCCAGCACGCCGTCGCGGAACTGGTCGACCTGCTCGACGAGCACGACGTCGACGTGGAGTTCGGCATCCACCCCGTCGCCGGCCGGATGCCCGGCCACATGAACGCGCTGCTCGCGGAGGCCGACGTGCCCTACGAGAAGATGCGCGAACTGGAGGAGGTCAACCCGACCTTCTCCCGGACCGACGTGGTGATCGTCACCGGGGCCAACGACGTGGTGAACCCGCGGGCCAACGAGGACGACGGCAGCCCCATCTCGGGGATGCCCGTCCTGAACGTCGACGAGGCCAATCAGGTGATCGTCAACAAGCGGAGCCTGAGCCCTGGGTTCTCGGGCATCCCCAACCCGCTGTTCGCCCAGGACGACACGAGCATGCTCTTCGGTGACGCCAAGGAGTCGATGCAGGAACTGGTCAACGACTACAAGGAAGCCACGGACTGA
- a CDS encoding NAD(P) transhydrogenase subunit alpha: MATELSALELFVQNLTLFVLAAFVGYEIITKIPTNLHTPLMSGANAISGITLLGSVVVAGSGETTLATALGFLAVVMATINVVGGYLVSHFMLDQFRGGN, encoded by the coding sequence ATGGCGACTGAACTGTCAGCACTGGAACTGTTCGTCCAGAACCTCACGCTGTTCGTGCTGGCGGCGTTCGTCGGCTACGAGATCATCACGAAGATTCCGACGAACCTGCACACGCCGTTGATGTCCGGCGCGAACGCGATTTCGGGCATCACGCTGCTGGGCTCGGTCGTCGTCGCCGGGTCTGGAGAGACGACCCTCGCGACCGCGCTCGGCTTCCTTGCGGTCGTCATGGCAACGATCAACGTCGTCGGTGGGTATCTGGTGAGTCACTTCATGCTCGATCAGTTCCGAGGTGGTAACTGA